A stretch of the Coprobacillus cateniformis genome encodes the following:
- a CDS encoding GGDEF and EAL domain-containing protein → MREKKSSKIKKNSLFRRIFIPMCLLVSLIACFIVGIASYYDILGELDDNSRNLFDQQVSNRSHDLQTSMVSKWSNLDVEIDRINAITENLVKTNQISLEKLSHSSDDSQLLLKKVSGEVITLLRNHGTTGAYILLSDGQFTASDTQHYPGFYVMDNDPEGSYESGNSDLLLARCPVQLIDNLNIPTDTSWQPSFEFRQEDMNKYKELFQNFHLVLENPDFDIKDVGCWLQPYKLYNSENYRISYVLPLIYNQKIYGMIGIDISFAYLQKTLAYDELSNSGNGGYMLALQTKENTYQSMFLNGPYYSREIDQFSILNVSGENEVYINNSIYCSPHILKLYNSNTPYESQKWVLMGIIDKSELYGFTEHLMSVFYVVIAFIILIGAALSFVLARFIAEPVIDLARRISYSSKAVSHVNIEKTNIIEIDQLIQAIEKMSNDVLDSATRFTNIIRLANTNLAGFEVDFDKDELFLTDGFFDIFMMNHVDTKTMTPKEFKKLFQVFDNCASPTQNANEYIYHIQSQNENIYLRLRYTQNQHKYVGLVEEISDMIKERQVIEHERDHDVLTGLINRRAFQRKMKRLFSIDVQKLKIAALVMMDLDNLKSINDKYGHDCGDAYIKGAANIFKKFSPESTIVSRTSGDEFYLFYYGYDTKEDINEQLKILKQGIAQSILTLSNHKEVKVYLSGGIAWYPSDSTQFEELQRYSDYAMYSVKHSGKGEIAMFNVTDYENNSYIMKKRLDYYQLIDGRMIKYAFQPIIEMHTGNVFGYEALMRSTHPTLRDTQEIISLAKLELQLNKIETLTWQEALRAYAEYYRNGDVSSTQKIFINSISNQILPLFEIENLEKKYSDILGQVVLEVTEDEEHNKNCFEAKKEILTHWNAETALDDYGSGYNSNRNLLIVNPDYVKIDMDLIRDIDKDIDKQKIVENIVAYCHERNKKVIAEGVETYQELTVAFYLNIDYVQGFYFAKAEFVPPVPDENAVKALLELNDMKR, encoded by the coding sequence ATGAGAGAAAAGAAAAGTTCGAAAATAAAGAAGAACTCATTATTTAGACGTATTTTTATACCAATGTGTTTACTGGTTTCTTTAATTGCATGTTTTATTGTAGGAATAGCGAGTTATTATGATATTCTTGGTGAATTAGATGATAATAGTCGAAATCTTTTTGATCAACAGGTTTCAAATCGTTCTCATGATTTACAAACTTCAATGGTTTCAAAATGGTCTAATTTAGATGTGGAAATAGATAGAATTAATGCTATTACTGAAAATTTAGTAAAAACAAATCAAATATCATTAGAGAAACTCTCTCATTCATCTGATGATAGTCAATTGCTATTAAAGAAAGTATCAGGTGAAGTGATTACACTTTTGAGGAATCATGGAACAACAGGTGCGTATATTCTTTTAAGTGATGGTCAATTCACAGCAAGTGATACACAGCATTATCCTGGTTTTTATGTTATGGATAATGATCCAGAAGGTTCATATGAATCAGGAAATTCTGATTTGTTATTGGCGCGTTGTCCAGTGCAATTGATTGATAATTTAAATATACCAACTGATACATCTTGGCAACCATCTTTTGAATTTCGTCAAGAAGATATGAATAAATATAAAGAATTATTTCAAAACTTTCATTTGGTTTTAGAAAATCCAGATTTTGATATAAAAGATGTTGGATGCTGGCTACAGCCTTATAAACTCTATAATAGTGAGAATTATCGAATTTCTTATGTCTTACCACTTATTTATAATCAAAAAATATATGGTATGATAGGAATTGATATTTCATTTGCTTATTTACAAAAAACATTAGCTTATGATGAATTATCAAATAGTGGTAATGGTGGCTATATGCTTGCATTACAAACAAAAGAGAATACATATCAATCAATGTTTTTAAATGGACCTTATTATTCACGTGAAATTGATCAATTTTCGATACTTAATGTGTCAGGTGAAAATGAAGTTTATATCAATAATTCAATCTATTGCTCTCCTCATATATTAAAACTTTATAATAGTAATACACCATATGAAAGTCAAAAATGGGTATTGATGGGGATTATTGATAAGAGCGAACTATATGGTTTTACAGAACATCTTATGAGTGTGTTTTATGTTGTTATAGCATTTATCATTCTCATAGGAGCAGCTTTATCATTTGTTCTTGCAAGATTTATTGCGGAGCCAGTTATAGATTTGGCTCGTCGCATTTCTTATTCTTCAAAGGCAGTATCACATGTTAATATAGAAAAAACAAATATTATTGAGATTGATCAGCTTATTCAAGCAATTGAAAAGATGAGTAATGATGTATTAGATTCTGCAACACGTTTTACAAATATTATTCGTTTGGCTAATACAAATCTAGCTGGATTTGAAGTGGATTTTGATAAGGATGAATTATTTCTAACTGATGGGTTCTTTGATATTTTTATGATGAATCATGTTGATACAAAGACGATGACTCCAAAAGAATTTAAAAAACTATTTCAAGTGTTTGATAATTGTGCATCACCAACTCAAAATGCAAATGAATATATCTATCATATTCAATCCCAAAATGAAAATATATATTTACGATTACGTTATACACAAAATCAACATAAATATGTTGGATTGGTTGAAGAAATTAGCGATATGATTAAAGAACGACAAGTTATTGAACATGAAAGAGATCATGATGTTTTAACAGGACTCATCAATCGTCGTGCATTTCAACGAAAAATGAAAAGATTATTCAGTATAGATGTTCAAAAACTAAAAATTGCGGCATTAGTTATGATGGATTTAGATAATTTGAAATCTATTAATGATAAATATGGCCATGATTGTGGAGATGCGTATATTAAAGGAGCAGCAAATATATTTAAAAAGTTTTCACCTGAAAGTACAATTGTTTCACGAACATCTGGTGATGAATTCTATCTATTTTATTATGGTTATGATACAAAAGAAGATATAAATGAGCAGTTAAAAATTCTTAAACAAGGTATTGCTCAAAGTATATTGACTTTATCTAATCATAAAGAAGTGAAGGTTTACCTTTCAGGTGGTATTGCATGGTATCCAAGCGATAGTACTCAATTTGAAGAACTCCAACGTTATTCTGATTATGCTATGTATTCTGTTAAACATTCTGGTAAGGGTGAAATAGCAATGTTTAATGTTACAGATTATGAGAATAATTCATATATTATGAAGAAAAGATTAGACTATTATCAATTGATTGATGGTCGAATGATAAAATATGCATTTCAACCTATTATTGAGATGCATACAGGAAATGTCTTTGGTTATGAAGCTTTAATGCGTTCAACACATCCAACACTGAGGGATACTCAAGAGATTATCTCACTTGCAAAACTTGAACTTCAGTTAAATAAAATAGAGACTTTAACATGGCAAGAAGCACTGCGTGCTTATGCAGAATATTATCGCAATGGTGATGTTTCTTCAACACAGAAGATTTTTATTAATTCTATATCTAATCAAATTCTACCATTATTTGAAATAGAAAATTTGGAAAAGAAATATTCAGATATACTAGGTCAAGTTGTATTAGAAGTTACAGAAGATGAGGAACATAATAAAAATTGTTTTGAAGCTAAAAAAGAAATCTTAACACACTGGAATGCTGAGACAGCTTTGGATGATTATGGAAGTGGTTATAATAGTAATCGTAATCTTTTAATCGTCAATCCTGATTATGTTAAAATTGATATGGATTTAATTAGAGACATTGATAAAGATATTGACAAACAGAAAATTGTAGAAAATATTGTCGCTTATTGTCATGAAAGAAATAAGAAAGTCATTGCTGAGGGTGTTGAGACATATCAAGAGCTAACTGTAGCCTTCTATTTGAATATAGATTATGTTCAAGGCTTCTATTTTGCAAAGGCGGAATTTGTACCACCAGTTCCAGATGAAAATGCAGTGAAAGCATTATTAGAATTAAATGATATGAAGAGGTAA
- a CDS encoding extracellular solute-binding protein, protein MKRSLKMICCLALLLCMGCTSKTYLDPDKPITVKLWNYYTGKQMESFNGLVESFNATVGKEKGIIVEVTGFGNVNELGQSVRDAANKKVGAQEVPDIFAAYADTAYQVDALGIVEDLSLHFTEQELSQYIPGYIEEGQFNGGLKIFPTAKSTEIMMLNMTDFNQFANATGVQIEDLSTIEGLVEVSKKYYEYTDGLTSTPNDGKAFFGRDAFANYIVIGLKQLGHDIIQVKDGKATLDFDKTAVRKLWDYYYTPYIHGYFAAEGRFRSDDVKLGNIISFVGSSSGATFFPNQVIVNDEESYPIEVKVMEVPLFKDGKRYAVQQGAGMVVTNGDAAHIEGSVEFLKWFTQQEQNIQFSIDSGYLPVTKKANQIDTIEKTTDIHSDLMKEVIEVSVNTVNNMELYTTKAFENGTELRSQLEKCLQDKAKSDRQKVEHALESGKSQDEVFAAYDNNENFEKWYKEVYEGLKDIVG, encoded by the coding sequence ATGAAAAGAAGTTTAAAAATGATATGTTGCTTAGCACTTCTTTTGTGTATGGGGTGTACATCAAAAACTTATTTGGACCCAGATAAGCCAATAACAGTTAAATTATGGAACTATTATACTGGCAAGCAAATGGAATCATTTAATGGTTTGGTTGAATCATTTAATGCAACAGTAGGGAAAGAAAAGGGTATTATTGTTGAAGTTACAGGTTTTGGTAATGTCAATGAACTTGGTCAAAGTGTACGAGATGCAGCAAATAAAAAAGTGGGAGCTCAAGAAGTTCCAGATATTTTTGCAGCATATGCTGATACTGCATATCAAGTTGATGCTTTAGGAATTGTTGAGGATTTAAGTTTACATTTTACAGAACAAGAACTTTCTCAATATATTCCTGGTTATATTGAAGAAGGACAGTTTAATGGGGGATTAAAAATTTTTCCAACTGCGAAATCAACAGAAATTATGATGTTGAATATGACTGATTTTAATCAATTTGCGAATGCCACTGGAGTTCAAATAGAAGATTTATCAACAATTGAAGGATTGGTTGAGGTCTCAAAGAAGTATTATGAGTATACTGATGGATTGACATCAACACCAAATGATGGAAAAGCATTTTTTGGTAGAGATGCGTTTGCCAATTATATTGTTATAGGATTGAAGCAATTAGGTCATGATATTATTCAAGTCAAAGATGGTAAAGCAACATTAGACTTTGATAAAACAGCTGTTAGAAAATTATGGGATTATTATTATACACCATATATTCATGGATATTTTGCTGCTGAAGGTCGATTTAGAAGTGATGATGTGAAACTTGGAAACATTATCAGTTTTGTTGGATCTTCTTCTGGTGCAACATTTTTTCCAAATCAAGTTATTGTCAATGATGAAGAAAGCTATCCAATAGAAGTCAAGGTTATGGAAGTTCCGTTGTTTAAAGATGGGAAAAGATATGCAGTTCAACAAGGGGCAGGTATGGTTGTTACAAATGGTGATGCTGCCCATATTGAAGGCTCTGTAGAATTTTTAAAGTGGTTTACACAGCAGGAACAAAACATTCAATTTTCAATAGATTCAGGGTATCTTCCAGTAACAAAAAAAGCAAATCAAATTGATACTATTGAAAAAACAACAGATATTCATTCTGATTTAATGAAAGAAGTTATAGAGGTTTCAGTGAATACTGTTAATAATATGGAACTTTACACAACAAAAGCCTTTGAAAATGGAACTGAACTTCGTTCCCAATTAGAAAAATGTTTACAAGATAAAGCAAAATCAGATCGTCAAAAAGTTGAACATGCTTTGGAATCAGGTAAGAGTCAGGATGAAGTTTTTGCAGCATACGATAATAATGAAAATTTTGAAAAATGGTATAAAGAGGTATATGAGGGATTAAAGGATATCGTAGGATAG
- a CDS encoding N-acetylmuramoyl-L-alanine amidase family protein, which translates to MKKVIPFIMLFALCSLMYKPVVSVSSSQSLAKKVIVLDPGHGGLDNGASVGKVNEDELNLKICYALKSELESRGATVYLTRTDDQDMTRRNYNYSKQDDMYLRVLKIDEYKPDLFLSIHLNSSSSGAWGSQVFYYRKSQEGERLAKCIHDSMKPVTGTKKPTSSCGFYVLRATQSTGVLVECGFLSNANERGQLKSAKYHKKLAVAISDGIENYQKSLSSGG; encoded by the coding sequence ATGAAAAAAGTAATACCGTTTATTATGTTGTTTGCATTGTGTTCGTTGATGTACAAACCAGTTGTCAGTGTTTCATCATCACAAAGTCTAGCTAAAAAAGTTATTGTGTTAGATCCTGGACATGGTGGATTAGATAATGGCGCAAGTGTTGGAAAAGTCAATGAAGATGAATTAAATTTGAAGATTTGTTATGCTTTAAAAAGTGAATTGGAGTCTAGAGGGGCAACTGTTTATCTGACACGTACTGATGATCAGGATATGACAAGACGTAATTATAACTATTCAAAACAAGATGATATGTATTTAAGAGTTTTGAAGATAGATGAATATAAACCTGATCTTTTTTTAAGTATTCATTTAAATTCATCATCTTCAGGGGCTTGGGGGTCACAAGTTTTTTATTATAGAAAAAGCCAAGAGGGAGAGCGTTTGGCAAAATGTATACATGATAGTATGAAACCTGTTACAGGAACAAAGAAGCCTACTTCTTCTTGTGGGTTTTATGTTTTGCGTGCTACACAATCCACAGGCGTTTTGGTCGAGTGTGGGTTCCTTTCTAATGCAAATGAACGTGGACAATTAAAAAGCGCTAAATATCATAAGAAATTAGCAGTGGCTATAAGTGATGGAATTGAGAATTATCAGAAGTCCTTGTCCTCTGGGGGATAG
- a CDS encoding HAD family hydrolase — protein sequence MKKYKAIIYDIDGTVLNTLNMNMYPLIKIIKEETGEDWTFEDVLKFAPYPGMKVMEELQVKDKEKTYARWVQYVNEYEEGATLYDGFEDVFKAFDGKIIQAVVSAKTTKQYQIDFVDKGLDQYMQVAILADDTDKHKPDPEPLFECLKRINVKPSEAIYIGDALSDYLASQNAHMDFGYAKWGSVSSKGIDEPTYIFETPLELLKLL from the coding sequence ATGAAAAAATATAAAGCAATTATTTATGATATAGATGGAACAGTTTTAAATACATTAAATATGAATATGTATCCATTAATAAAAATTATTAAAGAAGAAACAGGCGAAGACTGGACATTTGAAGACGTATTAAAGTTTGCACCATATCCTGGTATGAAGGTTATGGAAGAACTACAAGTTAAAGATAAAGAAAAAACTTATGCAAGATGGGTTCAATATGTTAATGAATATGAAGAAGGAGCAACTTTATATGATGGTTTTGAAGATGTATTTAAAGCATTTGATGGGAAAATTATTCAAGCTGTTGTTTCTGCTAAAACAACAAAACAGTATCAAATTGATTTTGTTGATAAAGGTTTAGATCAATACATGCAGGTTGCTATATTAGCTGATGATACAGATAAACATAAACCTGATCCAGAACCATTGTTTGAGTGTTTGAAAAGGATTAATGTCAAGCCTAGTGAGGCAATTTATATTGGTGATGCTCTTTCAGATTATTTGGCTTCACAAAATGCACATATGGACTTTGGATATGCAAAGTGGGGAAGTGTTTCTAGTAAGGGAATAGATGAGCCAACTTATATATTTGAAACACCATTAGAGTTATTAAAACTTTTATAA
- a CDS encoding inorganic diphosphatase, with protein MSVKVIVDRKMGTYHPEHPDLYYPINYGYIPDVMGGDGEEQDAYILGVEKPIDKFEGEVIAVIHRINDVEDKWVVASSYKYTDEEIESAIAFQEQYFEHKLIRKVGETDEKI; from the coding sequence ATGAGCGTAAAAGTGATTGTTGATAGGAAAATGGGAACTTATCATCCTGAACATCCAGATTTATATTATCCTATTAATTATGGTTATATACCTGATGTTATGGGTGGTGATGGTGAAGAACAAGATGCATATATTCTTGGGGTTGAAAAACCTATTGATAAATTTGAAGGTGAAGTGATTGCTGTTATTCATAGGATAAATGATGTTGAAGACAAGTGGGTCGTAGCATCGTCTTATAAATATACTGATGAAGAGATTGAAAGTGCCATTGCCTTTCAAGAACAATATTTCGAACATAAACTCATAAGAAAAGTAGGAGAAACAGATGAAAAAATATAA